A genome region from Candidatus Margulisiibacteriota bacterium includes the following:
- a CDS encoding lipoprotein-releasing system ATP-binding protein LolD, with protein MNIVEMKNIKKNYPLGETVVHAVRGVSFDVQEGEFLSIIGPSGSGKTTLLNMIGCIDIPSEGSMKIAGKEITTMKDKELTDLRLYKIGFIFQTFNLIPVLNVKENVEFPLLLMKKYSKKEISERASQLIDAVGLTEHINHKPSELSGGQRQRVAIARALVTKPGIVLADEPTANLDSETGGYILELMKEMNEKEKTTFIFSTHDPDVIKYAKRIVRIKDGLLAE; from the coding sequence ATGAATATTGTTGAAATGAAAAATATAAAAAAGAATTATCCTTTAGGTGAGACTGTTGTTCATGCAGTTCGCGGAGTATCGTTCGACGTCCAGGAAGGCGAATTCTTATCGATCATAGGACCTTCCGGGAGCGGCAAGACGACCCTGCTCAATATGATCGGGTGTATCGATATCCCTTCCGAAGGGAGCATGAAGATCGCCGGTAAAGAGATTACAACAATGAAAGACAAAGAACTTACGGATCTTCGCCTCTATAAAATAGGGTTTATATTTCAAACATTTAATTTGATCCCTGTCCTCAATGTTAAGGAAAACGTTGAGTTCCCGCTTCTTCTCATGAAGAAATATTCAAAAAAGGAAATAAGTGAAAGAGCCAGTCAGCTTATCGATGCTGTCGGTCTTACGGAGCATATTAACCACAAGCCGTCCGAACTCTCCGGAGGGCAACGACAGCGAGTTGCTATTGCTCGGGCGCTGGTCACCAAACCGGGTATTGTCCTGGCTGATGAACCGACCGCCAATCTGGACTCGGAAACCGGCGGTTATATTTTAGAGCTTATGAAAGAAATGAACGAAAAAGAAAAGACGACGTTTATCTTTTCTACCCATGATCCCGATGTTATCAAATACGCGAAGCGTATTGTCAGGATCAAAGATGGTCTACTGGCAGAATAG
- a CDS encoding glutamyl-tRNA reductase, whose amino-acid sequence MHIHTHTVVLGTDFNATPIETREKLVFYSHNKEKFLKSIVSPETKITEAVVLSTCNRTEFYFVTQDTDYSTNSLLNAISSYCGIEYSLLAKIFYKYTCEAAADHLFRVTSGLESMVIGENEILGQVKEAYQISVCAGCSGAFLKKLFEKSFSVGKNIRTKTGIGKGAYSVFSVSYDLIQKHTVNLPAKKILIIGLSKMGFGLLNRIKKDNNTIVTIANRTIKKSEHFSKYYNCNYIRYEQIYDHLDEYNIVVAATASPSHIINYDNLYGRHFKTPVTFIDMGVPRNIDPEIDGIAKITLFNIDDLKKISEDTLKKRTSEIDKVVEIINKSVGSYTKWHKEKVLI is encoded by the coding sequence ATGCACATACATACACACACCGTAGTTCTGGGAACAGATTTTAACGCCACGCCAATTGAAACAAGAGAAAAACTTGTTTTTTATTCACATAATAAAGAAAAATTTTTGAAATCCATTGTTAGCCCGGAGACTAAAATCACCGAAGCTGTTGTTCTATCAACATGCAATAGAACAGAATTTTATTTTGTCACCCAAGATACCGATTATTCTACCAATAGTCTGTTAAACGCCATTTCGAGTTATTGCGGCATTGAATATTCCTTGCTGGCTAAAATATTTTATAAGTATACCTGCGAAGCAGCGGCAGACCACCTTTTTCGTGTAACTTCAGGTCTCGAATCTATGGTCATTGGAGAAAATGAAATATTAGGACAAGTAAAGGAAGCTTACCAAATAAGCGTTTGCGCAGGATGCAGTGGAGCATTTCTTAAAAAGTTATTCGAGAAATCCTTTTCAGTGGGAAAAAATATTAGAACAAAAACAGGCATCGGCAAAGGCGCATATTCGGTGTTTTCCGTATCCTACGACCTGATACAGAAACATACCGTAAATTTACCGGCAAAAAAAATACTGATAATTGGGCTAAGCAAGATGGGCTTCGGATTATTGAACAGGATAAAAAAAGATAACAATACCATAGTAACCATAGCGAATAGAACTATTAAAAAATCCGAACATTTCAGCAAATACTATAACTGTAACTATATTCGATATGAACAGATCTACGATCATCTAGATGAATATAACATTGTAGTTGCCGCGACCGCATCCCCGTCGCATATAATTAATTATGACAACCTGTATGGACGTCATTTCAAAACACCTGTAACGTTTATAGATATGGGAGTTCCGAGAAATATTGATCCAGAGATTGACGGCATAGCTAAAATTACTTTATTTAACATAGATGATCTTAAAAAAATATCAGAGGATACGTTAAAAAAACGAACTTCAGAAATAGATAAAGTTGTAGAAATAATAAATAAGTCTGTTGGCTCGTACACCAAATGGCATAAGGAAAAAGTACTCATATGA
- a CDS encoding hydroxymethylbilane synthase yields MKHLLKIGTRGSALALRQTQIIEGLLHPCNPDLEIKKIIITTSGDRDKTTPLNQIGGKGIFIKELEQALLTGEIDCAIHCFKDITAAMHPSLELCAFLPPESSADVLVSQNNRRLIDLPAGSRIATSSMRRKILAERIRPDINTVEVRGNVDTRLKKIDNNEFEGIILSEAGLIRLGMQARVAERFNQDEFPPAPGQGVLAIQARKVDTLNKDILTAINDREQELKSRMEMRFLEIVGFDCNVPLGLFTTTNEESITMKGFISDISGSRFHESFITGAKSHSIMLAEELGRRFLSWRKNLS; encoded by the coding sequence ATGAAACACTTGTTGAAAATAGGTACCCGAGGTAGTGCACTGGCCCTGCGGCAGACCCAAATAATAGAAGGACTCCTCCACCCCTGTAATCCGGATCTTGAGATAAAAAAGATCATTATCACTACGTCGGGAGATCGGGATAAAACAACACCATTAAACCAAATCGGTGGTAAAGGAATATTTATTAAAGAACTCGAACAAGCACTTTTAACCGGAGAAATAGACTGCGCTATTCATTGTTTTAAGGATATTACTGCTGCTATGCACCCTTCACTTGAACTCTGCGCATTTCTTCCGCCTGAATCCTCTGCCGATGTTCTTGTCTCCCAAAACAACCGGCGATTGATCGATCTGCCGGCAGGTTCACGTATTGCGACAAGTAGTATGCGACGTAAAATTCTGGCTGAGAGAATCCGTCCGGATATAAATACAGTCGAGGTTAGAGGAAATGTTGATACCCGATTGAAAAAAATTGACAATAACGAATTTGAAGGAATAATCTTATCAGAAGCCGGGCTTATCAGACTCGGCATGCAGGCAAGAGTTGCAGAGCGATTTAATCAGGATGAGTTCCCTCCAGCCCCAGGACAGGGAGTATTGGCAATACAGGCCCGAAAAGTCGATACTTTAAATAAGGATATACTTACTGCGATAAATGATCGCGAACAGGAACTTAAATCAAGGATGGAAATGCGATTTCTGGAAATTGTAGGATTTGATTGCAATGTCCCGTTAGGCCTCTTCACAACAACAAACGAAGAAAGCATCACTATGAAAGGATTTATTTCAGATATCTCAGGATCACGGTTCCATGAATCATTTATTACTGGAGCTAAGTCGCATAGCATAATGCTTGCAGAAGAATTGGGCAGAAGATTTCTATCATGGCGGAAAAACCTATCATGA
- the cobA gene encoding uroporphyrinogen-III C-methyltransferase has translation MNKGKVYLIGAGPGDPELISMKAMRILQSADTVLYDSLANHDILLLCKPNAKLINVGKRKGNHSAVQSEINRMIYKEAKKANIVARLKGGDPFLFGRGAEEMQYLIKLGLEVEVIPGITSALAVPAYAGIPVTHRELSSSVALITGHMMEGKTLDNLKIPAADTIIVLMGISNLAELVDKLLTRSDFNTNTPAALIREGTLPWQKTIIGTLGNICKKKEEQKLTAPAIFVVGNVVTLRESLNWFESKPLFGQRIIVLRTLEQSMEITQKLNDLGATVVKRPIIQIVPLKKNLQKLKNRFLNKFTMIIFTSPNAVDLFMKQLFSKNLDTRQLAGKQIIAIGPKTSDHLKQYGIISDSVPREYMAEGILEMLPLDLSSENILLPRSAESRMVLPDELKNRQATVTVLDIYATISPDTLDIELKNDDYVIFTSSSTVRHFYAVQNPGTIDFTAFCIGAITAAELEKFGHKKIIVAKQATIDSLIDCILNVKRPTL, from the coding sequence ATGAATAAAGGAAAAGTATATCTTATCGGTGCCGGTCCGGGAGATCCTGAATTAATTAGCATGAAAGCCATGAGAATATTGCAGTCTGCTGATACAGTACTCTACGACAGTCTGGCAAATCATGACATACTCTTGCTTTGCAAACCAAATGCCAAACTCATCAATGTTGGAAAACGAAAAGGCAACCATTCAGCGGTCCAATCGGAAATCAACCGAATGATATACAAAGAGGCAAAAAAGGCCAATATCGTTGCCAGGTTAAAAGGCGGCGACCCGTTCCTGTTTGGCCGGGGTGCCGAAGAGATGCAGTATCTTATCAAACTCGGATTAGAAGTTGAGGTCATCCCAGGAATCACCTCTGCACTTGCAGTACCAGCATACGCAGGGATACCGGTAACGCACAGAGAGTTGTCGAGCTCAGTAGCGTTAATTACAGGGCATATGATGGAAGGAAAAACCCTCGACAACCTGAAGATACCCGCTGCTGATACAATTATTGTTCTTATGGGAATAAGCAATCTCGCAGAACTGGTCGATAAGCTACTTACCCGTTCTGATTTTAATACAAATACGCCGGCAGCATTAATCCGCGAAGGGACGCTTCCCTGGCAAAAAACAATTATCGGAACATTAGGGAATATTTGCAAAAAAAAAGAAGAACAAAAACTAACCGCGCCAGCTATATTCGTTGTAGGTAATGTAGTAACGCTCAGAGAGTCACTGAACTGGTTTGAATCCAAGCCATTATTCGGACAACGGATCATTGTGCTCAGAACATTGGAACAATCAATGGAAATCACACAAAAACTTAATGATTTAGGTGCAACAGTAGTCAAACGTCCGATCATTCAAATCGTGCCGCTGAAAAAAAACCTGCAAAAATTAAAGAACCGGTTTCTGAATAAATTTACCATGATTATATTTACCAGCCCGAATGCCGTTGACCTTTTCATGAAACAGCTCTTCTCTAAAAATCTGGATACGCGTCAGCTTGCAGGGAAACAAATTATTGCTATAGGGCCCAAAACATCAGATCATCTTAAACAATATGGAATTATTTCTGACAGCGTCCCCCGGGAATATATGGCAGAAGGAATACTGGAGATGCTCCCCCTGGACCTTTCCTCTGAAAATATTTTATTACCAAGATCAGCCGAGTCCCGAATGGTGCTCCCTGATGAACTGAAGAATAGACAGGCAACCGTTACAGTACTGGATATTTATGCCACAATAAGCCCTGACACACTTGACATAGAGTTGAAGAATGATGACTATGTTATTTTTACGAGCTCATCTACAGTCCGGCACTTCTATGCGGTCCAAAACCCCGGCACTATCGATTTTACCGCTTTCTGTATCGGAGCAATCACTGCTGCTGAACTTGAAAAATTTGGACACAAGAAAATTATTGTAGCAAAACAGGCAACAATTGACAGTCTGATAGATTGTATTCTGAACGTCAAAAGACCTACACTATAA